GGTGGCATGGGCGGCATGGGAGGAATGATGTAAGATAGTCAGTCAACGCTCACTTAATAGATTTTTTAGGAAGGCCTGGGGAAATTATGCTTCCCAGGCCTTCTTTTTTAAGGCTTACAGTTCATTCCCGCTTTGTTTCAACCCTCTGAGTAAAGTCTTCACGACTCATGTGAAACGAGGACTGCAGATTACTCCACGTATAAAACGCAGGATAAGGCACTCGCTCTTTATTCATGAGCCCCCATGCCGATTCGACTGGCTGTCCACTTTGTTCAGCTTTCCAAGGCAATGAAAATGCCTCAAAAGAAGTGGCGAACGAAACCCATACTTGAGAATCAACTTGAGAATACACCAGTCGTTTTTCTTTCAGATACATGTCCCAGAATTTCTTTTGCGACTGAGGCGTAAAATGTCGTTCTCCAGCTTGAGGAAATCCGGTTTCTTTCACTAGCACAGGTTTGTGTGCTTTTTCCATTAATCCAATGGCCTGGTTACGCGTCCAGAAGACCGCATCTTTAGGCGGAAGAGCAGGCTTTTCCCATACCGGATGAATATTCGGGGCCAGAAAGTCCCCGAAACGATAGAGGGCGACGTCACGATACTGGCTCATCGGCTCACTCGTGGTGATGGGAACCGAAAGATCAGGACCGAGCTGCATTTGCAGAAAATTTTTGGCCAGAACCAGATCGTCCATCGTATAACGATGAAAGTACAGACCTTCATTACCTAGGCATATAGCCAGGGCCATCTCATCGGCATATTGATGAACGAGCGTGATGACGCCTTGAATTTCTCTCGTCGAACGAGCGCCCCAAATTCCGAGAATGACTGCGCGAAAACCAAGCGACTTGGCTTTTTCCAGAATGATCGGAGTCACTCTTGGGTGATAACTATAGACCACCAACCCGTCGAAGACGGATCGAAGAGCGAGGAGGTCCTTTTCAATCGAAAGCGGTGAGGGCAAATGAAAGTTTTCCCCATGACGGGGATCAAAATCAGAAGGTGAATAATCGATCAGCACCGGTGGCCGTTTTGCATCGGTTAGATACGAAAAAAATGGAACATTTTTCGTACCAGAGGCTCTTTCGCCATAGGCCTGGTCTGTGAGTGCCAGTGTCGTACATTGAAAGACCAGAAAAAACCAAACAATCAGTCTGTATACCCGTTTCATGACATTTCTCCTGATCGAAACAACCCATGGAAGATCCATAGGCTTTTTCGGCTGCGTTACAGGAGAAATGAACTGACATTAGGGCGATACAATCATGGTTTCTCTATCTATATGATTGCATTCATTGACATTAATTACGCGATGTGGATAGTTTGTGAGATTGGGCATGGAAGAGCCATGCATGACGTGAGGGATGGCCTGAAGGGATGATCGAACAGCAACGTACGAGAGGAACACCCACGTGACACAGATAGCGTTTTACATCGGGTTGTTCTTGATTACGTCATGTACGTTGATGTTGCAGGTCATTCAGACCAGGATACTTTCGGTCGTGACGTGGTACCACCTGGCTTTTTTTTCCATCAGCATGGCGATGTTTGGCCTTACGGCCGGAGCCGTTTGGGTCTATGTCCGTCGTGATCGCTTTACGGAAAACACACTTTCCTTTGACCTTTCCTACTATAGTGCTGCGTTTGCGGTCACGACAGCCTTGTGCTTCATGATTCAGATGACCTTGGCTCCTGTTGTGTGGTACTCGATCAATTCAATTTGGACATGGATCGAGTTAGCTCTCTGCTTGGCCTTGCCTTTCGTGTGCTCAGGGATAGTCGTAAGCCTGGCTCTGACTCGAAGTCCGTTTCCCCTCGGCCGTGTATACGGCGTAGATCTAGCGGGAGCTGCAGTTGGTTGCCTTGGAGTCTTGTTTGTACTTGATCAGATCGATGCCCCATCGGCTGTCCTGTGGGTATCTGTCGTGGCAGCGTTAGGGGCATTGTGTTTCCGCAGCTCCGGCATGGGAACAGCTCCTCAAATACTTCCACCGTTTTATGCCATCTTCCGACATCGGACAGTCATCTTTTCGGTACTTTTTCTCTGTGCCGTGTTCAATGGACTCACTGAGTATGGATTTCAACCTCTCGTCATCAAAGGCAGATTTGAAGGTCCACAGGACCCCATTTTCTTGAAATGGAACAGTCTTTCTCGAGTCGCGGTTTATCCAATGGGGGAAACCACCCCATATTTATGGGGACCTTCTCCCACACTTCCACACGCGAAGTATGCCGTTGAACAACGAAGACTATATATTGATGGAGATGCTGGGACTGTCGCGACTCGTTTTACCGGAGATCTTGATGAGGTAAGGTATTTACAATACGACATCACGAACCTTGCCTATCATTTGCCAGATCGAAGCCGTACCGCCATCATCGGAATTGGAGGAGGACGAGAAATTTTATCTGCGGCCGTGTTTGGATATCGACAGATCGTCGGCATTGAAACAAACCCCATTTTCATTGACCTGTTGACCCAAGAACCGAATTTTTCCGATTTCACCAACATCACGAAATTGAACGGCGTGACACTCATCATGAGCGAAGCGCGCAGTTGGTTTTTACAAACAGAACAAACCTTCGACGTGATTCAGCTAACATTGAACGATACATGGACGGCCACCAATGCCGGAGCTCTTTCTTTGAGTGAAAACGGCCTCTATACGGTCGAAGCATGGAAAATTTTCATGAATCGATTGCGTCCACAGGGAGCGTTGTCCGTCAGCCGCTGGTATGATCCAAAGACACCCGATGAAGCGGCACGTCTGCTCAGTCTAGCTTCTGCCACCTTACTTGACATGGGAGTGAAAGAGCCTTTTCGCCACATTTTCATGGCAAAATCTGAAAACATCGCAACTCTGATCGTAGCTCGTGAGCCCTTTTCTTTTCATGATCTCACGGCACTGAACCAGACTATCCTTCGATACCAGTACGGAATGTTCGTTCACCCTTCATCGGAATCCAGCTTTCGCATCTTTGAAAGCATCGTGACCGCTCATGATCGTAAGGAATTGGAAGAGTTGACTTCCCGTCAAGAGTTTGATCTCACGCCAGCCACCGATGACCGTCCGTTCTTTTTCAATCAGCTCCCGTTAAGGAATCCATTCGAGACCTTCTCGCTCGCCAGACGTCTGCTCGACGAAAAAAACAAGGACCATGGCATCCGTTATGGAAATCTTGTCGCGACTGCAACATTGATCTTTCTCTTTATCGTCTCTCTGATCTTGGTGCTGTTGACGATCGTGATGCCTTTGCGAGGAGCCCTTACAAACACGGGTAGAAAATTTGTGATGAATGGGACCTTATACTTTCTACTTATTGGCATCGGATTTATGGTGGTCGAGATCAGTTTACTCCAGAGACTAAGCATCTTTTTGGGACAGACGGTCTCGCTCAGTGTGGTGTTATTTACACTCATCCTATTCAATGGGATCGGAAGCCTTTTTTCGGATAGTATCACGCTTGATCGCAGTTGGAAGTTTGCGACTTGGTCACTGCTGACGGGAGGATATCTTATGGCCCTTCCCATGTGGCTACCTGATGTATTGTTGATGTTCGGCAATCATAGCCTGTCACACAGAGCTATGCTATCTATCATTGTCATCGCTCCGGCAGGATTGCTCATGGGATTCGGGTTCCCAACCGGGATGCGGGCGATCGCTTCGATCGATCGAACCCCAACGGCGTGGTTTTGGGGAATCAGTGGTGCAGCGGGCGTGCTGGCCTCTGTCGTTGCCGTTTCGACAAGTATCGCGTTTGGAATCAGCACGACCTTAACGATCGGAGCATTGTGTTATGTGTTGCTCTTTCCAATCATTCTTTCCTCTGTTCGGGCGCCAGATCTAAAAAGAGCCTACTAAGATGACAAGTATCGATTTCGAAAAATATAGCGGTAGGAGTTTTAGCCACTAGAGCTTTCAGTTTCGTGCCTGGAGGAAATTTCAAATCCATGGCCTCTGAGCTATGATAAAGTCATCATGCGAAAAGCAGACTGAACATTGGAGAAGTTGAACATGAGGATATGGAGTGTAATTTGGTGCCTCTTGTGGCTCACGTTGCTGGCTCTGCCTGCCATGGCCGATGATGGTCAGGGAGAATCGATCGTTTCAGTACGTATCGATCAGCCCGCGAATGGAGATTTAGGCGAGTGGAGGACAAAAGTCTCGGGGACCGTCTCAAACTCCTTGGCCAAGATTTGGGTCGTGGTTCGTCCTCTGGAAACAAGAGACTTCTGGGTTCAACCTCGGACGACAGTGGAGGCGAATGGAGAATGGGAAACACTTATCTATTTAGGCGGAGAAGACTCTTCACACGCAGGAAAAATATTTGATGTGCAGGCGATAGCGAACCCAGAATATCCTTTAAATGAAGGACTAATCTTGCCGGGTTGGCCAAGAGCAGAGGGCAAGTCCAATGTCGTAAGAGTCGTGCGAAAGTAACTGCAGGCACAGTTCTGGCTTGGTAGAGGGTGAGCCGCTATTTAGTTAACCACACATTAAAATTTCCAAACCCCTCTTTGGCAGGATTATGGGAATGGCTAAATCGTTTAATCGTAAATCCTGCTTCTTGAACCACAGCCTTTAACTCCTCAGTGTTATAATGCCAGATGTGATCGTCAGTCCACTCAGCCTTTTCGTTCAGTCGTGGCAAATCCGATAGTTGTTGATAATATTTATAATTACGTCCCCAGCCAATATCGGCATCAGGCGTCGAGAGAAAGAAAGACCCACCTGGCTCGAGCGCGTCATAAATTTTCTTTAACGTTGGGACAGGCTGAAAATTGAGATGCTCCATGACTTCGGTCATGATGATGACGCTGAATTGTTTGTCGTCCGGTAACCGCCCCCGTTCGATATCGCCTTGAACATGCGTGAGGTGATATTTCTCGTTAAAGCTATTGATGCCATACGCGCCAAAATAATCATGTATATCAAAACAAATTCCTTCCGCCCCGTAGATGGTCGTGGCATACGCCAGTAATGTCCCAAACCCACAACCCAGGTCAAGTATGCGTTTCACCGGCTTATTTTTGGTATAAATCCGATCAATGACATCAACAGCCATCCAGCCGGCTATTTCAGACCAAAAATAGACCTCATTCTTGCTGTATTTATCCTTATAATATGAAAATCCAGTTTTCGACTCTTCTTGCGCAAGATCATCCTGAATCCTCTTGACTAAGGGAATAAGCTGGAGTGGCTGGTGTTTTGAATCTTTTGAGACACTAATTCTCTGTCGCTCAACCAGGCCTTCAGGAAGGTTGGTCTGTGAAATCCCTTGATAAATTTGTCCCTGACTAGTTGTGTGTTGATATTGTTGTTGAAGGAACAACGACGCCACCTTTGTCGCCGTATAAATCACGATCTCGTAACGTTGAGGAGGATCACCGAAATGAGCGTTGACCGACCAATGCCCCCGGTCTTTGTTCGCAGGAGCGGCAACGTGAGAATCTCCATACTGTGGCCAGCCTACGCCTTTGGTCTTTTCTGGCCAAATCATGACCCAAATATCGTCCCCCAGAGATTCAGCGTAAGTTCCCAGGAGGGTCACGTCATCGCCGACGATGGAACCATTTTTTGGATACGTCATCTCGACAAGTTTGTTCCTGACCCCTTTGTCTGTGTCCGTATAGCCATGAAAATGTCCCGCATCGTTCTCTGCCCAGGCATACCCAGAGAAAAGACCGACAAGTATCCATAACAGAATCACAGGGAGGAGGCTTGGAAGCCATGTGGCCACCTTGAGAGATTTGCAGGCAGAAGGTTTTTCCCTCCTGATAAGGAAGAACATATACTGAAGTCTGATCATCGTCCATATATTGTTCATGAAATCTCCCTTATACCGTATGGTGGATCACGCTATTTCAACGAAGCGATGAGAAAGGCAGGAACCAACAGAAGTCCCCAGGTATCAAACCATCCAAAAACCCATCCTTCTGTAAAATAAAACGCAATAAACAGAACACAAACTGAAAAGTTCACGACCCGGACAGTGGCTGAGGCACTGGTCAATGGACCCACCTGATAACGCAGAAATTTGGGCGTCCGAAACCAGTCAAGCCTAGCCCCGAACAAACCTTTCATGTTCGCGGCGATGTACGTCAGCATCACGCTCCAGCCATACCATAGAACCATCGGAAAATGGAACAAATCTCTGTAGGAATGACGTTTGAAGACCACCATCACGAATGGCTGAATCAGGTTTGACGCCAAGCAAATGCCAATCGCAATTACGAATGGAATCTCCACAAAACTCAAGAGGTAGAGGTAATATTCGACCTCATATGAATTCCATCCGGTTGCCAGCCACCAGACCGTCATGATACCCAACACGATGACCGCGCCCGTAAGCAGGGGGGTCGCATAGTAGGCGTTTTGTCGAATCGCGGAGCACTTCTCCGCAACACTCAAGTTTGAGGAGGTGACGATCTTCCAGAAATACTCCCGCAGAACTCGTGCCGTGCCGGCACACCAGCGTTCTTGTTGTCGGCGAAAATGGTCATGGGAAAACGGGACTTCTCCATGATTCACCACGCTACCTAAATAGGTGCCCTTCCACCCTGCAAGCCAAAGTCGGTTGGTGAGATCAATGTCTTCCGTCAAATGACCAGGCGTAAACCCACCCACTCGTTCGATGGCCGACAAACGAAGCATGGTACAACAGCCAGAGAAAAGTGTTGGATGGTTGAGAACCTGACGTCCTTCAAAATCCACGTAATAACATCCCTCTTCAGACAAGGCGACATATTTTTGAAAGACATTCATGCCATAGGGAAAAGCCACTCGTTTTGTTTGAACAAACGCCACATTCTCTTGGGCCTCCAACACTTCAAGGGTTCGTTCTAATGCGTCTGGCTGTGGTTTCCAGTCTGCATCGAGCAGATACATGTACTCGGTCCCACGCTGTTTCAGGTAGGCCTGAAGTTTTCGTAAACTTCCGGCTTTGAACCCCTGTTTGCAAGGACGGTGAAAAAGCACGAATTCATCGGATTCCCATATTTCAATCGGAACCTCCTTCACTTCTCCGTTTTCCGATTGAACCTCCTGGACAAACGGATGATCAACGAGCTGCGTACATCCACGGGCGATGGCAAATTGACGAATTTGGTGAATGATTTCAGGATCCGTTGAATCGTCCGCTAACACCGTAAACCGATTAGGATACGTTAAACGCTCGCACCCCCGAATGGTCCGTTCCAACACATACTTTTCATTATAGGAGACGATCACGACAGCGACTTCTTTCCCACTATGTCGCGTCCGAGGAATCGAAGGCTTGCGGAGGCTCGCGAAGGCATAGAGATAGTTATAAAACGCAAAGGCAAAAAACGCCACAAGGCACGTGAGTTGAAGGATGAATATCAGAGAGGCTGACCAAACCATCGTCACCACTCATGCAATCTCGAGGTTTTATGAATATACCGGGACAACGCTCCAAGCAGGATAAAACAGGCAATTCCCAAGAGCGACGGGAGAAGGCCCCAAGAAATTTCTCCGCCCATGAGTGTCCGCGCCGACGTTACCTGAGGAGAATGAGAAACGACGGAATCAACTAACGACGGGTTAACGAGCCAATAAAAACCCAGATGGCGTACCGAAAATATTCGAAACGTTTCAGCCTGTTCTGCACCCGACCAATGTTGGTCTACCGCAAGCTCTTGAGAAAAATGTTTCTCCCATACTCCCTTCACGTTCTCCAG
The genomic region above belongs to Nitrospirales bacterium and contains:
- a CDS encoding class I SAM-dependent methyltransferase, with translation MNNIWTMIRLQYMFFLIRREKPSACKSLKVATWLPSLLPVILLWILVGLFSGYAWAENDAGHFHGYTDTDKGVRNKLVEMTYPKNGSIVGDDVTLLGTYAESLGDDIWVMIWPEKTKGVGWPQYGDSHVAAPANKDRGHWSVNAHFGDPPQRYEIVIYTATKVASLFLQQQYQHTTSQGQIYQGISQTNLPEGLVERQRISVSKDSKHQPLQLIPLVKRIQDDLAQEESKTGFSYYKDKYSKNEVYFWSEIAGWMAVDVIDRIYTKNKPVKRILDLGCGFGTLLAYATTIYGAEGICFDIHDYFGAYGINSFNEKYHLTHVQGDIERGRLPDDKQFSVIIMTEVMEHLNFQPVPTLKKIYDALEPGGSFFLSTPDADIGWGRNYKYYQQLSDLPRLNEKAEWTDDHIWHYNTEELKAVVQEAGFTIKRFSHSHNPAKEGFGNFNVWLTK
- a CDS encoding glycosyltransferase, which produces MVWSASLIFILQLTCLVAFFAFAFYNYLYAFASLRKPSIPRTRHSGKEVAVVIVSYNEKYVLERTIRGCERLTYPNRFTVLADDSTDPEIIHQIRQFAIARGCTQLVDHPFVQEVQSENGEVKEVPIEIWESDEFVLFHRPCKQGFKAGSLRKLQAYLKQRGTEYMYLLDADWKPQPDALERTLEVLEAQENVAFVQTKRVAFPYGMNVFQKYVALSEEGCYYVDFEGRQVLNHPTLFSGCCTMLRLSAIERVGGFTPGHLTEDIDLTNRLWLAGWKGTYLGSVVNHGEVPFSHDHFRRQQERWCAGTARVLREYFWKIVTSSNLSVAEKCSAIRQNAYYATPLLTGAVIVLGIMTVWWLATGWNSYEVEYYLYLLSFVEIPFVIAIGICLASNLIQPFVMVVFKRHSYRDLFHFPMVLWYGWSVMLTYIAANMKGLFGARLDWFRTPKFLRYQVGPLTSASATVRVVNFSVCVLFIAFYFTEGWVFGWFDTWGLLLVPAFLIASLK